Genomic window (uncultured Hyphomonas sp.):
AGGATACGGTGATGGCCTTCTGGCCCGTCGGTCTCGGCACAGGCGGGCGGAATTTTGCGCGCGATAATATCGAGGCCGGCGCGATCCGGGATGTCAAAGGGCATATCGATCTGAAGCGCGACAGCTTTGGTGAAGATGGATACCTGCGCGACAGCGATCTGGAGCTCACCTTCGTGGCAGAGGATGCCTGGGTGAAGTTCCTGTCTGATCTGCCGCCGGTTGAGAGAGGACTCGGAAAAGGCCGTCTGACCGGCAACTCTTTCCGTGTGACGCTCGACTCCGGCGAGTATGGCGGCTGGGATCTGGATGAAGGCGCATTTGTCATGCCGGCCTTCAATGATCATGGCGGCGACTTCCGTGTTTTCGCGCGCGGCCACGGCCCCATTTCCTTGGTCATGAAGATGCTGGTCGACTCGCGCCTGAAGATCGATTTCGATCCGGAGCGCCTGTCCGGCAATGGCGAGATGACCTTCGAGATGTTCCGTCCGGCGCTGGATGACGTTCCGTATGAGGATATCAGGTTCACGGCGATCGGTTCGGTGAAAGACGCAGGGCTCAAGGACGCAGCCCTCGGATTTGACCTCACCGACGGCTCTGCCAAAGTGAATGTCGATCAGGATGGCATGACCATTTCGGGGTTCGGCGACCTCGGGCCCTCACCGGTGCAGTTCACCTGGCGCGATGCGTTTAGTGATGGCGACCAGCCTTCGTTGCTGTCGGCGTCCAGCATTGTCACACCTGACTTCCTGAATGAGTTCGGTGTTCTCGGCCGGGCTTACCTATCAGGTGAAATCCCGATCGAGGTGCAGGCGGAAATTGGCGAAGGCTCCAGCATCGTTGCAGATACGGCGCTCGATCTGACAGAGTCCCGGCTGGATCTTTCAGAGATCGGATGGGTGAAGGCGCGCGACAAGGAAGCCAAGGCGTCGGTGCATTATCAGGGACTGAAGGACGGCTATACGGCGACAGTCGTGTTCCACGCCGACGATGCATATCTTGATGGCGACTTCACATTGGGCGGAGACTCCAAGCTTGTCTCTGCCACGCTCCGCCGCGCCTATCTGAAGAACAAGGCTGATGTCGGCGGCACGGTTACCCGCAAGGATGGTGCGCTGAACCTCGGCCTGAGCGGGACCTACCTCGACCTTTCCGGAGCGATGCCGGGTGTCGGAGTGATCGGAGAGGCCGACGACGCCGGGACGAGCACCCCGCTGCGCGTCACCGCGAATGTCGACACGCTCACGCTTCGGCCTGGTCTCGATATGACTGAGGCAAAATTCTCCATGGCATCCGGCGCGGCCGGAATCGACACGTTCATGGCGACAGGGCTTGCCGCGGATGGCTCACCCTTCGAGGCGCGTTTTGACACAAATGGCGGCCAGGCGGCGACAATCCACGTATCCAGCGGGGATGCCGGCTTCATTGCGAGTGCGTTTCTCGGGATCGACTATCTCGAAGGCGGCCAGCTCGAAATGGACGGCAAGCTGGCGAACGGTGACCAGCCGTCGAAATTCGACATCTCCATCACGAACACCCGCATGATCAACGCACCATTCCTGACGCAGATCCTGTCGCTCGCATCTCTTCGCGGGCTGGCGGATACGCTGGGCGGGGAAGGGGTGTTGTTTTCCCGGCTCGATATTCCTCTGACCATCGCGGGAGAGCGCTACGTGGTGACCGGCGCCAAGGCGCAGGGGCCAGCCCTTGGTCTGACCACAAATGGCTATTACGATTCCAAGACCAGCAAGATTGAGTTCGATGGCGTGCTGGTGCCAAGCTTCGGTATGAACTCCGCTCTCGGAACAATTCCGATCCTTGGCGACCTGGTCGTCGGCCGGGATGGTGAAGGCGTCTTCTCCCTCACCTATGCGATTCGGGGGACGATGGAGAAAGCTAACGTCTCAGTGAATCCGCTTTCAGCCCTGGCGCCGGGCGTGATCCGCCGGATCTTCGAAAACCCGTCGGACACACGTATCCCGGAAGCCAAGCCGCGCCCGCCGGATGAGCCGATCCCGTCAGAACTTCCGCCCATTCCGGACGAAGAGTTCTAGGTTCAGACGGGCTTCACCAGTGCGTGGCGTTTCTTGCCCGCCGACAGTTTGATGCTGCCGTCGACCACATCCGTTTCCGTCAGTGTCGCGTTCTGGTCCTTGACCTGCTGGTCATTGACCTTCGCGGCGCCCTGCTTGATCAGGCGGCGCGCTTCGCCATTACTTTCGGTCAGGCCTGCAGCCGTAAAGGCAGCAGCGACCAGATAATCGCTGAAGAGCTCCGCAGACGGAATTTCGACGGTCGGCAGGGCCGCGGCTGTCCCGCCGCCTGCGAACACGGCAGACGCTGCTGCCTCGGATTCCTTCGCCGCTGCTTCTCCGTGCAGCATCGTCGTCGCCGCGTTGGCGAGCGCGATCTTGGCCTTGTTGATCTCGGCGCCGTCGAGTTTCTCAAGCGCTTCGATCTCGTCCAGCGGCAATTCGGTGAAGAGGCGCAGGAAGCGGCCAACATCGGCATCTTCTGTGTTGCGCCAGAACTGCCAGTATTCGTAGGGGCTCTTGCGGTCCGCGTTCAGCCAGACCGCGCCATCGGCCGTCTTGCCCATTTTGCCGCCGGAAGCGGTGGTGATGAGGTGCGCGGTGATGCCGAACACGTCGCCGCCAGCGGCCTTGTGCACCAGGTCCACCCCGCCGACGATATTGCCCCACTGGTCAGATCCGCCGAGCTGGATACGGCAATTCTGCCGCTGGAACAGTTCGAGGAAGTCGTAGGACTGCATCAGCAGGTAGTTGAATTCGAGGAAAGTGTAGGGCTGCTCATTGGCCAGGCGCCGGGCGACCGTATCCTGCTTCACCATCGTATTGATCGTGAAATGCACGCCCACTTCGCGCAGCAATTCGATGTAGCCGAGCTTGCTCAGCCAGTCGTCATTATTGACCATGATGGCGTCGGTCGGGCCGTCGCCGAAGGTCAGGAACGGTTCAAACGCCTTCTTGATGCCGGCGATGTTCGCCTCGATCTGCTCATTGGTCAGCAGGGGGCGGGACTTTTCCTTGTCGGTCGGGTCGCCCACTTTCGTGGTGCCGCCGCCCATCAGCACGATCGGCTTGCCGCCAGCTTTCTGGAGGTGCCGAAGCATCATGATCTGAAGGAGCGATCCGACGTGCAGGCTGTCCGCCGTCGCGTCGAAGCCGATATACGCAATCGGGACACCCGCCTGGCAATAGGCGTCAAGCTCGGCCTCATGGGTGACCTGCTTGATGAAGCCGCGCGTCTGCAGCGTCTTCAGGAATTCCGACTTGTATTCGCTCATCTTCTCGTGTCTCCGTGAAGGCAGGGCGCGTAGCACGGAAAGGGAGCCGCTTGAACACTGCGATTTCAGATTCTGGGCCGATTTGGGTGGCTGGCTTCATGTCTGGCACCTCCCTGGACGCTGTGGATGCCGCCCTGATCCTGACCGACGGCGAGCAGGTGTTCGAATTCGGCGCCACGGCAGAGCGCAAATATTCGCCGGAAGAGCGCCAGATCCTTCAAGCCGCAACGGACGCTGCGCGAGCGTGGAACTGGTCGGGGCCGCAGCCGGTAGAGGCGTTTGAGGTGGCAAGGGCGATCGTCACGCAGACGCATGCGGAAACGCTTCAGCAATTGCTTTCAGGCTGGTCCGGTCCCGGGCCGGTCCTGGCGGGTGTGCATGGCCAGACCGTGCTGCACCGGCGCCCTGTGCCGGGAAAGCCTGGCGCAACGCTCCAGCTGATTGACGCCCCGGCCATGCGGGAGGCGCTGGGCGTTCCGCTGGCCAGTGATTTCCGGTCGGCAGATGTTGCTGCGGGTGGGCAGGGCGCGCCGCTTGCGCCCGCTTATCATTCGGCGCTGATGCAGCGGCTCGGAGACGGCGCAGCCTGTGTGCTGAACCTCGGCGGCGTTGCCAACATCACCGCAAAACTGGCGGATGGGACGCTGGTGGCCTTCGACACAGGACCAGCCAATGGCCCCATCGATGAATGGGTGGAGAGCCACGGCCACGGTACGCACGATTTCGGCGGGACCCTCGCAAAAGCGGGCGCGGCGGATGAGGCGCTGCTGGCGCAGTTGCTGCAGCATGACTGGTTCAGTGAGGCGCCGCCCAAATCACTGGATCGCTATGATTTCTCGGCCGCCATGGTCACGGGCATGTCTGTGGAAGATGGCGCCGCAACGCTCACGGAGTTCTCGGCCCGGGCTGTAGCGGCGGGTGTAGCGCAGCTGCCGGACGTGCCATCACGCGTCATTGCCTGCGGCGGCGGACGGCACAATCCTGCACTGATGGCCGCGCTGGCGCGGGCCCTGCATTGTCCGGTGTTGAGCGCGGAAGATGCAGGCTGGCGCGGAGACAGCATCGAAGCCGAAGCTTTTGCCTATCTCGCCGCGCGCACGGTCCGTGGCCTGCCCATCAGCTGGCCCGGCACGACAGGCGTGCCGGAACCAATGACGGGTGGAATACTGCTGGACTAGTCGCCTTCAGCTTCGAGGCGCAGTTTTTCCTCGGCGGCAGCAAGGCGCCGGAGGAGGTATTCTTCGCAGGTGCCGATCAGCTCATCGCGGCGGTCCTGATAGAAGTGGTTTGCCCCTTTGACCGTGGTGCGCTCGATTTCCTCGCCCTTCTGGACGCGAACCTTGGTGAGCGCGCGCTCCACGTCTTCCGGAGAAGAAACCGCATCGCTGTCGCCGGACACGATGAGGCCTGAGGCCGGGCATGGTGCCAGGAAGGACAGGTCATAGTGGTTGGCCGGCGGAGAAATGGCGAGGAAGCCATCGATTTCCGGGCGGCGCATCAGCAGCTGAAGCGTGATCCAGGCACCGAAAGAGTAGCCTGCGCACCAGACATAGCGCGGGCTCTCTGCCATGTTTTCAATGTAATCAAGAACATAGGCCGCGTCTTCCAGCTCGCCGATGCCCTGGTCGTACTGGCCCTGGCTGCGGCCGACGCCGCGCGAATTGTAGCGCAGGACGCCGAAGCCATGCTTCTCGAACATCTGGTACAGCATGATCGAGATCGGGTCCTGCATCGTGCCACCGGCTTTCGGGTGGGGATGAAGGATCAGCGCAATCGGGGCGCCGTCATATGGCGGCTCTGTGTAACGCGCTTCGATACGGCCCTGAGGGCCCGGAATGATGAGTTCTGCCATGGCATCCTCGGAATTTCGGGTTAAGCGGCGGGTGATAAGCCAAACGGCGACTGAAATGCAAATTTTTCTGCAGGTGCACCTGAAGGCCCGAAAGGTTATATGGGGCGCATGATCTATGCAGACCACAATGCGACCAGCCCGCTGCGCCCCGAAGCGCGCGAGGCCATGCTGGCCGTCTATGACATGGGCGCGGTGAATCCGTCTTCCGTGCACACTGCCGGGCGCGCCGCACGAGGCGTGGTTGAGCGGGCGCGGACCACGCTCGGCGGCGCGATCGGAAGCCGGGCTGAAGACATCGTTTTCACCTCCGGGGGCACCGAATCCGACAGCCTCGCCGTGCATGGCGCGGTGGCGGGCCTGGAAGGCAAGTGCACGCTAATCGTTTCTGCGCTGGAGCACGAAGCCATTGGCAAGGCTGCGGCGCATTCCGGCGTCCTCATGGAAACGGCTTATCTCACCTCCGCCGGGACCGTTGACCTCGAAGACCTCGCAAGCCGTCTGAAGTCATGGGACCATGCTTCGAAAGGCACGCCTGTGCTATGCCTGATGCTCGCGAACAATGAGACAGGCATCCTCCAGCCGGTGGCAGAAGCGGCCGCGCTGATACGCGAAGCCGGCGGACTGACTATCTGCGACGCCGTGCAGGGGCTCGGCAAAGTGTCGGTGAATGTCGGCCTGCTCGGCGTCGATTACCTCGCGGTGAGCGCTCACAAGATTGGCGGACCGCAGGGCGCAGGGGCGCTCTGGCACCGGGCAGGCGCCCCGCTGAAGGCCGTTCAGTATGGCGGCGGGCAGGAGCGGGGGCTTCGCTCGGGCACGGAAAACGTCGCCGCGATTGCCGGGTTCGGCGCAGCGGTCGAAGCCGCGATGCGCGATCTGCCGAAATACCAGGCCCTTGGCGCGTTGCGTGATGCCATGGAGGCGCGGTTGGAAGCAGAAGGCGGCGTGATCGTTACAGGCAAAGGCTCACCGCGCCTTGCAGGTGTCTCGAACTTCGCAAAACCGGGTTTCCCGGCGGAAACTCAGGTCATGGCCATGGATCTGGCCGGTGTCTGCGTGTCTGCGGGCTCGGCCTGTTCCTCCGGCAAGGTCAGGCGCAGCCTTGTCCTGATGGCAATGGGCGCGGACGACACCCTTGCAGAATCGGCGATACGCACCAGCTTTGGATGGAGTACACTGCCGTCGGACTTTGACGGCGTCGCCGATGCGTGGCTGAAGGCGGCCGGGCGCATCATCGCGAAGGAAAAAGCGTAATGGACTGCTGCGGCGGAACGGACGAACACGAAGACGATTGCACCGAAGTGACGGTCAAGGAAGGCATCGACGCGAAAACGGTCGAGGCCGCGAAGGCGCTCGAGTCCGAGAATTATTCGGCCGGCTTCTCCACCACGATCGAGACCGAGTATTCGCCCAAGGGCCTGTCGGAAGACACGATCCGCTTCATCTCTGCCAAGAAGGAAGAGCCGGAGTGGCTGCTGGAGTGGCGCCTCGCCGCCTATCGTCGCTGGCTTACCATGGAAGAGCCGACCTGGGCCAAGGTCCGCTACGAACCGATCAACTACCAGGATTACTATTATTACGCGGCCCCGAAGAGCGGCGCGAAGTATGAGTCGATTGACGACGTTCCGAAGGAAATCCTCGAAACCTACGAAAAGCTCGGCATTCCGCTGCGCGAGGCGGAAGTCCTGCTGGGCGTGGAAGGCGCGGCGGAAACGGCTGCCGCCGCCCGCGAGGCACCGCGCGTTGCCGTCGATGCCGTGTTCGACTCCGTCTCCGTCGCCACCACGTTCCGCAAGGAGCTGGAGAAG
Coding sequences:
- a CDS encoding anhydro-N-acetylmuramic acid kinase is translated as MAGFMSGTSLDAVDAALILTDGEQVFEFGATAERKYSPEERQILQAATDAARAWNWSGPQPVEAFEVARAIVTQTHAETLQQLLSGWSGPGPVLAGVHGQTVLHRRPVPGKPGATLQLIDAPAMREALGVPLASDFRSADVAAGGQGAPLAPAYHSALMQRLGDGAACVLNLGGVANITAKLADGTLVAFDTGPANGPIDEWVESHGHGTHDFGGTLAKAGAADEALLAQLLQHDWFSEAPPKSLDRYDFSAAMVTGMSVEDGAATLTEFSARAVAAGVAQLPDVPSRVIACGGGRHNPALMAALARALHCPVLSAEDAGWRGDSIEAEAFAYLAARTVRGLPISWPGTTGVPEPMTGGILLD
- a CDS encoding AsmA-like C-terminal domain-containing protein, coding for MVRQTASLIFLEILGGMILLVLVAAGLLAARLYSGPMDLSMFQDDLERAMTEARDGREVRLGGVQLEWSAEDKRLHISGSRLQMMDAKGNLSAEASHANIVLSGSSLVLGDIEVLRLDLVDGWVNIDQETPSIWFVGGEPLPEIPEGKLPETPQEWLQRANEVLPPVLEALKQGEQNYALEYLGFTGFEFRLRDSNQQPVLDITDAKGSISREADGILVSVAGSGAGEGLPGGLAATVRSYTVEDRLHAEIAVADWPLADLASRFGAEVDAFEGLPASADATLDFATSTGIGEVAFHSEMGEGRVPFAGGVDVKGLDVTATYLANDDTMRIDVTGDKVGPASGEAILTLKNILEGQAAHEFELKSDSLTLDFTPVFERPVTLTGVEGAGLLSVNAQQIDDLDLKFMEADAGFHLTGSIGLTPDKQDGEPLILGSISLETSGDVTKDTVMAFWPVGLGTGGRNFARDNIEAGAIRDVKGHIDLKRDSFGEDGYLRDSDLELTFVAEDAWVKFLSDLPPVERGLGKGRLTGNSFRVTLDSGEYGGWDLDEGAFVMPAFNDHGGDFRVFARGHGPISLVMKMLVDSRLKIDFDPERLSGNGEMTFEMFRPALDDVPYEDIRFTAIGSVKDAGLKDAALGFDLTDGSAKVNVDQDGMTISGFGDLGPSPVQFTWRDAFSDGDQPSLLSASSIVTPDFLNEFGVLGRAYLSGEIPIEVQAEIGEGSSIVADTALDLTESRLDLSEIGWVKARDKEAKASVHYQGLKDGYTATVVFHADDAYLDGDFTLGGDSKLVSATLRRAYLKNKADVGGTVTRKDGALNLGLSGTYLDLSGAMPGVGVIGEADDAGTSTPLRVTANVDTLTLRPGLDMTEAKFSMASGAAGIDTFMATGLAADGSPFEARFDTNGGQAATIHVSSGDAGFIASAFLGIDYLEGGQLEMDGKLANGDQPSKFDISITNTRMINAPFLTQILSLASLRGLADTLGGEGVLFSRLDIPLTIAGERYVVTGAKAQGPALGLTTNGYYDSKTSKIEFDGVLVPSFGMNSALGTIPILGDLVVGRDGEGVFSLTYAIRGTMEKANVSVNPLSALAPGVIRRIFENPSDTRIPEAKPRPPDEPIPSELPPIPDEEF
- the tyrS gene encoding tyrosine--tRNA ligase, whose protein sequence is MSEYKSEFLKTLQTRGFIKQVTHEAELDAYCQAGVPIAYIGFDATADSLHVGSLLQIMMLRHLQKAGGKPIVLMGGGTTKVGDPTDKEKSRPLLTNEQIEANIAGIKKAFEPFLTFGDGPTDAIMVNNDDWLSKLGYIELLREVGVHFTINTMVKQDTVARRLANEQPYTFLEFNYLLMQSYDFLELFQRQNCRIQLGGSDQWGNIVGGVDLVHKAAGGDVFGITAHLITTASGGKMGKTADGAVWLNADRKSPYEYWQFWRNTEDADVGRFLRLFTELPLDEIEALEKLDGAEINKAKIALANAATTMLHGEAAAKESEAAASAVFAGGGTAAALPTVEIPSAELFSDYLVAAAFTAAGLTESNGEARRLIKQGAAKVNDQQVKDQNATLTETDVVDGSIKLSAGKKRHALVKPV
- a CDS encoding alpha/beta hydrolase, with protein sequence MAELIIPGPQGRIEARYTEPPYDGAPIALILHPHPKAGGTMQDPISIMLYQMFEKHGFGVLRYNSRGVGRSQGQYDQGIGELEDAAYVLDYIENMAESPRYVWCAGYSFGAWITLQLLMRRPEIDGFLAISPPANHYDLSFLAPCPASGLIVSGDSDAVSSPEDVERALTKVRVQKGEEIERTTVKGANHFYQDRRDELIGTCEEYLLRRLAAAEEKLRLEAEGD
- a CDS encoding cysteine desulfurase family protein, producing the protein MIYADHNATSPLRPEAREAMLAVYDMGAVNPSSVHTAGRAARGVVERARTTLGGAIGSRAEDIVFTSGGTESDSLAVHGAVAGLEGKCTLIVSALEHEAIGKAAAHSGVLMETAYLTSAGTVDLEDLASRLKSWDHASKGTPVLCLMLANNETGILQPVAEAAALIREAGGLTICDAVQGLGKVSVNVGLLGVDYLAVSAHKIGGPQGAGALWHRAGAPLKAVQYGGGQERGLRSGTENVAAIAGFGAAVEAAMRDLPKYQALGALRDAMEARLEAEGGVIVTGKGSPRLAGVSNFAKPGFPAETQVMAMDLAGVCVSAGSACSSGKVRRSLVLMAMGADDTLAESAIRTSFGWSTLPSDFDGVADAWLKAAGRIIAKEKA